One genomic window of Bradyrhizobium sp. CCGE-LA001 includes the following:
- a CDS encoding glycosyltransferase has translation MITADEVLELPVASRVAPATRLPLPVTPAPSVSVVIPAKNAAAYIGETIASALAQDHVGEVIVVDDGSTDDTIAIVHAMRDPRLRMMNNYSAGVSAARNLGARHASGDWLLFLDADDRLRPGAVAALLAAARGAPRAVLVYGDYNTIDSEGRQIGRRDLLKGRSKPSGDVLTRLAAGNFIVNGGIVITRAEAFRAVGGFDVSLRYCEDWHCWCRLAAIGEFEFTPKLLLDYRVHTANTMNAAVRTPQDFFPAVARVFDDGLILARLPEGMADPLRQAAEIHLVTYSAMQAVRFGRYRQAFTYLAMVGRRSLKSLPRAALRVFLTRFGI, from the coding sequence TTGATCACCGCCGACGAGGTTCTCGAATTACCGGTCGCCTCACGCGTAGCGCCGGCGACGCGCCTGCCGCTGCCGGTGACCCCGGCCCCGTCGGTCTCCGTCGTCATTCCCGCCAAGAACGCTGCGGCCTATATCGGTGAAACAATCGCGAGCGCACTTGCGCAGGACCATGTCGGCGAGGTGATCGTCGTGGACGACGGCTCGACCGACGACACAATTGCGATCGTTCACGCCATGCGCGATCCGCGGCTGCGCATGATGAACAACTATTCTGCCGGCGTGTCTGCGGCCCGCAATCTCGGCGCGCGCCATGCGAGCGGCGATTGGCTGCTCTTCCTCGACGCCGACGATCGCCTGCGTCCCGGCGCCGTGGCGGCGCTGCTGGCGGCGGCGCGCGGCGCGCCCCGCGCGGTTCTCGTCTATGGCGACTACAACACGATCGACAGCGAGGGACGGCAGATCGGCCGGCGCGACCTGCTGAAGGGACGCAGCAAGCCATCCGGCGACGTGCTGACGCGGCTTGCGGCCGGCAATTTCATTGTCAATGGCGGCATCGTGATCACCCGCGCGGAAGCCTTCCGCGCCGTCGGCGGCTTCGACGTCTCGCTCAGATATTGCGAGGATTGGCACTGCTGGTGCCGACTTGCCGCGATCGGCGAGTTCGAATTTACCCCAAAGCTCCTGCTCGACTATCGCGTGCATACCGCCAACACGATGAACGCGGCAGTGCGCACGCCGCAGGACTTCTTCCCCGCGGTCGCCCGCGTCTTCGACGACGGGCTGATCCTGGCAAGACTGCCCGAGGGCATGGCGGACCCGCTGCGTCAGGCCGCCGAGATCCATCTCGTCACCTATTCAGCAATGCAGGCCGTGCGCTTCGGCAGATATCGCCAAGCCTTCACCTATCTCGCGATGGTTGGCCGGCGGTCGCTCAAATCGCTTCCGCGCGCGGCGCTTCGGGTCTTCCTCACCCGTTTTGGTATCTAG
- a CDS encoding O-antigen ligase family protein: protein MTDVETRSFGHVLHDGLAGVNAMRAARCLVAVAALLLILVTLEPFPDLRSEHFVTVVGGRMALTYIVYGLLAVVAVLCVAATDAPALKTLVTPLHLCLVGWLLINIAFSESRGVSFQRFVLAASVTSLAVLLPLLPPTQRSFNLCLGGAALALLVVCYLGVVLAPQYSIHTVFDITEPQLAGDWRGSFGHKNVASPVMTILVYVGIYLSAVGSFVMGPAIAALAGIFLIFTGGKTSSVLCLAIYLLASLVYVTRSLWLKRIICFVPLILMNLLTVGSVMSPALGGITRMLPLDPTFTGRSAIWEFALAAVAEKPIIGHGYAAFWDDVSARQTAQGAEWATTAAHSHNSYLDLAVTIGLPGLLLVILIFALAPLGNFQSAQAHNRSGALAKLFLTIWLFGLYYGATETFLLDRQNPIWFMFGLAVAGLHFLARFQCVAAEPAR from the coding sequence ATGACTGACGTCGAAACCCGATCATTCGGCCACGTCCTGCATGATGGACTTGCAGGGGTGAACGCCATGCGCGCGGCGCGCTGCCTCGTCGCGGTCGCGGCCCTGCTGTTGATCCTGGTGACGCTCGAGCCGTTTCCCGACCTGCGCAGCGAGCATTTCGTGACCGTCGTGGGCGGACGAATGGCGCTGACCTACATCGTATACGGCCTCCTGGCTGTCGTCGCGGTGCTGTGCGTCGCCGCGACGGATGCGCCGGCGCTGAAAACCCTGGTCACCCCGCTGCATCTCTGCCTCGTCGGCTGGCTGCTGATCAACATCGCCTTCTCCGAGAGCCGCGGCGTGTCGTTCCAGCGTTTCGTGCTCGCGGCGAGCGTGACGTCGCTAGCCGTGCTGCTGCCGCTGTTGCCGCCGACGCAGCGAAGCTTCAATCTGTGCCTCGGCGGCGCCGCGCTCGCGCTGCTGGTGGTGTGCTATCTCGGCGTTGTTCTCGCCCCGCAATATTCGATCCACACGGTGTTCGACATCACCGAGCCGCAGCTCGCCGGCGACTGGCGCGGCAGCTTCGGCCACAAGAACGTCGCCTCGCCGGTGATGACCATCCTGGTCTATGTTGGCATCTACCTGTCCGCGGTCGGCTCGTTCGTGATGGGGCCGGCGATCGCCGCGCTTGCCGGCATCTTCCTGATCTTCACCGGCGGCAAGACGTCGTCGGTGCTGTGCCTTGCAATCTATCTCTTGGCCTCGCTGGTTTACGTCACGCGGAGCCTATGGCTGAAGCGGATCATCTGCTTCGTGCCGCTGATTCTGATGAACCTGCTGACCGTCGGCAGCGTCATGAGCCCTGCGCTCGGCGGCATCACGCGGATGCTTCCGCTCGATCCCACCTTCACCGGCCGCTCCGCGATCTGGGAGTTCGCCCTCGCAGCCGTCGCGGAAAAGCCGATCATCGGCCATGGTTACGCGGCCTTCTGGGACGACGTGTCTGCGCGGCAGACCGCGCAAGGCGCCGAATGGGCGACGACCGCGGCCCACAGCCATAACAGCTATCTCGACCTTGCGGTCACCATCGGTTTGCCAGGGCTGCTGCTGGTGATCCTCATCTTCGCGCTCGCGCCGCTCGGCAATTTCCAGTCGGCCCAGGCGCACAACCGCAGCGGCGCGCTGGCAAAGCTGTTCCTGACGATATGGCTGTTCGGCTTGTACTACGGTGCAACCGAGACGTTCCTGCTCGATCGGCAAAATCCAATCTGGTTCATGTTCGGGCTCGCAGTGGCCGGCCTGCATTTTCTGGCGAGGTTCCAGTGCGTCGCGGCGGAACCGGCGCGCTGA
- a CDS encoding GNAT family N-acetyltransferase — translation MTFLSVEQSEGRVSSSPGIAVDFLRDWRQAALRLTAGHRTAFQHDYWLGAWYAAFDDLAPLIAVISDAATGRDIALVLMISHVRRGIRVVEFADLGVSDNNAPILSLDAALDAAAMRAIGKALIRALRALPDGFDLLRLRKMPAQIGGKPNPLVSLGRTGSSSLNGNLVLLGDDYEAYQTSIKRMQMPRCWRVFTRHAGARFELATDVARAHELLDVMDVQQQARMQKLGSPFVLNDKTHARFYREVARQGVAGGYAVVTALVCDEGVIGTSFGIRQGATYYLLRISHGGDSWSSCSPGLLVIERTMAALHAQGVRRFDLSIGNQDYKRRFGATRVPLTDVSVALSWRGLPYAWRDHAAQGLRRYPGLAAIAAPVLRRMR, via the coding sequence ATGACATTCCTCAGCGTCGAGCAATCAGAAGGTCGGGTGTCGAGCTCGCCGGGAATCGCGGTCGATTTCCTGCGTGACTGGCGGCAGGCTGCTTTGCGGCTGACTGCAGGTCATCGCACCGCGTTCCAGCATGATTATTGGCTCGGTGCCTGGTACGCGGCATTCGACGACCTCGCACCGCTGATCGCCGTCATCTCCGATGCCGCGACCGGCAGGGACATCGCGCTGGTGCTGATGATCAGCCATGTGAGGCGCGGTATCCGCGTCGTTGAATTCGCCGATCTCGGGGTTTCCGACAACAATGCGCCGATCCTGTCGCTCGACGCCGCTCTGGATGCGGCGGCGATGCGCGCGATCGGCAAGGCGTTGATCCGCGCACTGCGCGCCTTGCCCGATGGCTTCGATCTGCTGCGCCTGAGGAAGATGCCCGCCCAGATCGGCGGCAAGCCAAATCCGCTGGTGTCGCTCGGCCGGACCGGATCGTCCTCGCTCAACGGCAATCTCGTGCTGCTCGGCGACGATTATGAAGCTTACCAAACTTCGATCAAGCGCATGCAGATGCCGCGCTGCTGGCGCGTCTTCACCCGCCATGCCGGCGCGCGGTTTGAGCTCGCCACGGATGTCGCGCGCGCACACGAGCTGCTGGACGTGATGGATGTGCAGCAGCAGGCGCGCATGCAAAAGCTAGGCTCGCCGTTCGTCCTCAACGACAAGACCCATGCACGGTTCTATCGCGAGGTTGCCCGGCAGGGCGTCGCGGGTGGCTATGCCGTCGTTACGGCGCTGGTCTGCGACGAGGGCGTCATCGGCACGTCGTTCGGCATCAGGCAAGGCGCGACTTATTACCTGCTGCGGATCAGCCACGGAGGCGATTCATGGTCGAGCTGCTCTCCCGGGCTGCTCGTGATCGAGCGCACCATGGCAGCGCTGCATGCGCAGGGCGTGCGTCGTTTCGATCTCAGCATCGGCAACCAGGATTATAAGCGCCGCTTCGGCGCTACGAGGGTCCCGCTGACCGACGTCAGCGTCGCACTGTCCTGGCGCGGTCTGCCATACGCATGGCGCGACCATGCGGCGCAGGGCCTGCGACGATATCCCGGGCTCGCTGCCATCGCCGCGCCCGTACTGCGCCGGATGCGCTGA